The following is a genomic window from Neurospora crassa OR74A linkage group III, whole genome shotgun sequence.
CAAGGAAAGTAACATCAACATAGCAAAAGACCAAACAAAGGTACAAATCTAACAGCAAAGATACCAACGACATGGAAGAGTATGAAAGGACTATGGATGACCGGATGGAGTATCGGTTTACTGGTGCGCAATTCTCCTCAGAGGCATATATTCGTTGCAATGTTTTTGTCCTTATCAACGCCTAATGTAAACAAGCCGAAACCAAGCAATTTATACCATATCCACTTTTCCATGAGTATCAACGTGCCCAACCAAACTCCAAAAAGTTGCTATAATGTGCACAAAACAAACTGAGATATGTATCAACCCAAACAACTtcaaaaataaaaaaaataaaaaaaatcacCATCCATCGAAATTCCCAAACCCTCCCATCTTGGCCTTTTTCCTCACCGGTTCTTCCCACGTatcaacctcttcctcttctgctttcctcgtcgtcgtcgttgtcgtcgtagCAGCTTTCTTCACAGCGCCCACATCCAAATACTTGCCCACTTtgggtcctcctcctcccccttctcccatcCCTTGTCCCTCCATTGTCCCATCAGCCCTTATCCTCTTGCCCGTCCACGTTGTCCGATCATCCTCTGTGCCTCCCTGTCTCGCCACCTCCcgtttcctttcctcctccccttccttctgtttcttctccttcatccaCTCCGCAAACGGATCAATCAGGATAATCATATCCTTGATCACAATCTTGTTCAACGGCCGATCCGATCCATCGGTAGCCACATTCTCCATGGCCGTCAGCGTCGTGTCTTGCCCCTCAATCACTTTGGCGAAAATGGTGTGTTTCCTGTCCAGGTGGGAGGCGGGGCGGTAGGTGATGAAGAACTGGGACGAGTTTGTGTTTTTGCCCTTGTTGGCCATGGATACGATTCCGCGGGCGGAATGCGTGTTGGGCCCTTCGAATTCATCCTCGAAATTCTTGCCCCAGATGGAACTACCGCCCCGGCCGGTGCCGGAGGGGTCGCCGCCTTGGATCATAAAGTTGCGGATGGAGCGGTGGAAGGCGACGTCGCGGTAGTAGCCCTTTTCagagaggcggaggaagttCCAGACGGCCTTGGGGGCGAATTCGGGGAGGAGTTCGAGGGTGAGCGGGCCCAGGTTGGTTTCCATGCGGACGTAGCCTTTGTTCTTGATGCGGTGGGAGGGTTTGAGGAGGTATTGCTCGTCGGATAAGAGGGCGAGGGAGCCGGAGGTGGAGGGAGTCAGACCGGTCGAGGTGAAGGATGCGGCGGTTAGGCCGGTTGTATAGGTCGCTGCGTTGGCGGGGCGTTTGCGCTCTTGGATTAGGGATTGGCCGCGGGCGATGGCTGTTTTGTTATTGTTGGTAGCGGAGttggtggaagtggtggtaaGGGCTTGGGTGAGACGGTTGACGTCGGCGCCGCCGGCTTGTCGGGCTGCGCGGGCGCGCTCGACGGCTTCCTTGGCGCGGAGCACCTTCTCGCCCACACGGCCGAGGGCTTCGATGTTGACGGTGCCGCCCTTGCGCTCTTCTTCCTGTTCTTTGGTGAGAATGGCGTCCTGGCCGTCTTGGAGGTACTTGAACTGGCTGAGATCGCGGCTGGCGGAGACGTTCTGGGGGTCTTGGAGGGTGATGATGTCCCTGCGGCCGAACTCTTCATCGTCGACTAGGTCGCGCCACATCTTGGGCTTGATGTTCATGCGCTCGACAGTTTCCCAGGCAAAGACGTTCGCATAGGAGCCATGGCGAATGGCGACAATGTGGGTGTTGTCGGTGAAGACCTTGAAGGTGACGGGATCGATCAGGTCGCCCTTGTTCTCGTCCGAGTCGGTGGTGTCGCCATTGCGGGCAAAGTTGAGCTTGATCAGATCCTTGGCGGAGAGCGGCTCGCCGGTGACGGGATTCGTCTTGTGTTTCTCGAGCCATGAGCCGATGACTTCGACATCGAAGATGGTGCCGTCGGGGGTGCAGACGGGGTTCTTGAAGGGTTGGAGACTGGCGGCGCAGAAGTTGAAGGGAAGTTTCTTGAAGCTGGCACCGCGCCGCTGGGCACGCGCACCGGCATTGGCACCGGTACTGGCGCCGTACGCATCCGAGGACGACCACTCGGAGTGGGTGATGTATAGTTTATCCGTTCCTTTGCCCATCTTGTCGAGCCGgcgggttggtgatggtggtgttttgCGACAAAGTCTAGAACTTCAGATCCCGGTCCCTTTACCTAGTGGTGTGGCTACCTTAGCTTTCAACGGCCGGAAGTCGGGTCCCACAGGCCCCAGGCCTTATCTTATCCGCCTGCAGGACATCCATGACATGGATGGAGGTTGAGCTTCGTCAGCCGCCCCCACAACCCGCACTGTACCCGGAAGCTGGAACAGTCCCCCAGAACATTGGCCATTGAGGTGCCCGTTTTGGGCCAGTTTTAGAAGCAGCAGGGGACTTGGTCAGTGTGAGCGCTACTGTGCTCATATTACTTAATTGCACCTGAAGCTGTGAGGCTGTGCTGGATGCGGAACAGCACAGGAACCTGGAAGTGCCAGGGAGTTCCTGACAAGCACATCACTGTAGTACCGTCTAGTGTACACCTAGTTTGGAGGGGACACGGCGGCCAAATGGCTCCAGCATCTTGGTTTTGATCGACCTCCAAGCTCCACGACCACTGTTTCAACTCAACTTTTGCCATCTTCCTTTCCCATCCGCCTCCCTCACGCCTCGATTCCCTTCTCCCTCACTCGCTTTTCTGCACCTTTCGAGTTTCAACCATCGACACCTCATTCGTCCCACGAGCTATCGAGGCCGCAAACGTAACCGAGAATAGCGAACCCCATGTTTCGTGACCGAGCCCCGTCCTCTCCTTGACCCATTTCTTCTTCCCGAGACACCAGGAAGAGCAGCAACCTTGGGGGCACTGCTAAACGAACCAATACTTTGTACAAACCGCCACGGTACACCCTACCCTACACGACGGCTGAGAACCGACAATTCTCTTGAGCAGCTACAATGAGGAGCTGGGCGTatgccttcttcctcctggtGCTGTCCGTATGGACGGTACAGGCCCTGGAGGTGAAGCTAGTAAGTAGCAGGCTATCACACACATCAATGGTCCTACACTAGACAAGTCAGAATTACTGACAAGTTCTCTTCAATGGCAGGACGAATCCGAAGAGAACCGGCAACGATGTGCAGGCATGTACAGCAAACAGACATGGGATGGCCCGGTCAATCCCTTCATCAGTGTCAAGTTCACAGACTTCGGCTCCGACGCTGGCGATGACCCCATTGTCAGTCTCCTTATCTTTGAGTGGCAGGACTCGGATCTCGTCGGTGTGCTTCCCGAGGGCGCCGACCGTAGGATTGGCATCTGCGAGCCCCAGTATGCTGATGCCGGCTActgcaacaccaccaacgtGGGCGAGTACATCCTCGCACCCAACGCCACTGCGCTATCCAAGAACATCGTCTTCACCGACGCCATTCATCTCAAGAAGTCAGCTCCAGTCAAGTACCAGATTAAGAACACCGGTTACTATTGCGTGCTCACGGACAAGTACACGGCCGATAGGTACGAGGCCCTTGTCGAGTTCCGGAACGCCTATGGAGAGCTCCCCGCTACGCAGATTCCCAAGTTGCCTTTCTATGGCGGCATTACCATCTTGTACGCCTTGGTGTTGGCGTTCTGGGGCTTCCTCTACTTCCAGCACCGGTCGGATATCTTGGCTGTGCAGAACTACATCACAGctatcctcatcttcctcgtcattGAAATGCTGATGACATGGGGCTTTTATGGTACGTTTTGCTTGTAGTTGGTCCTCCTCTTGGAATGATTGCTAACCACTGTCCATTTCCAGACTTCCTCAACCGCCACGGCTCGAACGTCGGCTCCCGTGTGCTCCTCATCGTGGTGGCCATCCTCAACGCTGCGCGCAACtcattctccttcttcctcctcctgatTGTCTGCATGGGCTACGGCGTCGTCAAGCACACCCTCGGCCGCACCATGATCTACGTCCGCTGGCTCGCTATTGCGCACTTCGTCTTCGGTATCGTTTACGCCATTACCGGTCTTCTTGTCAACCCAGACAGCGCTGGCCCCTTTGTTCTACTCATCATCCTTCCTCTGGCCGGTAC
Proteins encoded in this region:
- a CDS encoding peptidyl-prolyl cis-trans isomerase-like 2; this encodes MGKGTDKLYITHSEWSSSDAYGASTGANAGARAQRRGASFKKLPFNFCAASLQPFKNPVCTPDGTIFDVEVIGSWLEKHKTNPVTGEPLSAKDLIKLNFARNGDTTDSDENKGDLIDPVTFKVFTDNTHIVAIRHGSYANVFAWETVERMNIKPKMWRDLVDDEEFGRRDIITLQDPQNVSASRDLSQFKYLQDGQDAILTKEQEEERKGGTVNIEALGRVGEKVLRAKEAVERARAARQAGGADVNRLTQALTTTSTNSATNNNKTAIARGQSLIQERKRPANAATYTTGLTAASFTSTGLTPSTSGSLALLSDEQYLLKPSHRIKNKGYVRMETNLGPLTLELLPEFAPKAVWNFLRLSEKGYYRDVAFHRSIRNFMIQGGDPSGTGRGGSSIWGKNFEDEFEGPNTHSARGIVSMANKGKNTNSSQFFITYRPASHLDRKHTIFAKVIEGQDTTLTAMENVATDGSDRPLNKIVIKDMIILIDPFAEWMKEKKQKEGEEERKREVARQGGTEDDRTTWTGKRIRADGTMEGQGMGEGGGGGPKVGKYLDVGAVKKAATTTTTTTRKAEEEEVDTWEEPVRKKAKMGGFGNFDGW
- a CDS encoding integral membrane protein, which codes for MRSWAYAFFLLVLSVWTVQALEVKLDESEENRQRCAGMYSKQTWDGPVNPFISVKFTDFGSDAGDDPIVSLLIFEWQDSDLVGVLPEGADRRIGICEPQYADAGYCNTTNVGEYILAPNATALSKNIVFTDAIHLKKSAPVKYQIKNTGYYCVLTDKYTADRYEALVEFRNAYGELPATQIPKLPFYGGITILYALVLAFWGFLYFQHRSDILAVQNYITAILIFLVIEMLMTWGFYDFLNRHGSNVGSRVLLIVVAILNAARNSFSFFLLLIVCMGYGVVKHTLGRTMIYVRWLAIAHFVFGIVYAITGLLVNPDSAGPFVLLIILPLAGTLTAFYVWTLNSLSWTLKDLKERKQHVKEGMYRKLWWCILISILVIFGFFFWNSFSFAQASDPGYVPFHWKSRWFILDGWPNLVYFADVAFIAYVWRPTANNKRFAMSDEIAQDDDGIIEFSNLDIGAPDDSDDEEAQVGMKGKKNQSASGGSGSGASTSQQQSRNLAGPSSSSQQQQQQPRSPNPQRDSMDGETIFAVGEDGDKFSSDEDSDEEGNLVRAKK